A genomic segment from Ciconia boyciana chromosome 5, ASM3463844v1, whole genome shotgun sequence encodes:
- the LOC140652195 gene encoding uncharacterized protein isoform X1, which translates to MSSERKKQNVSRHHFAVVALSSARKVQDGRKGSVVVCKSTEYLKSLTAILASVRKAVKVKEETWPKRDKWASLPRVFQALPRSVSSLLGRDFPDWQSFSFKEVAFDELPIGAAGRASRSHQQQDFSLSLKTPRKVNFLPRTQAQHVFQKLMASLVFGSRLQQPRYDGKAFLCMLRFLDRASKTCSSSSSREGRSRCGGSVSVDSDDGPALSCSLTGLSPCSSAGRKR; encoded by the exons atgagctctgaaagaaaaaag cagaatgTCAGCCGCCACCATTTCGCCGTGGtcgccctttcttctgccaggaaagtGCAAGACGGACGGAAAGGATCCGTAGTGGTCTGCAAGTCCACG GAGTACTTGAAAAGCCTTACTGCGATCCTAGCATCCGTACGAAAAGCCGTCAAGGTCAAAGAAGAGACGTGGCCAAAACGGGACAAATGGGCGTCGCTTCCGcgtgttttccaggctttgcCAAGAAGCGTTAGCAGCCTT TTGGGAAGAGATTTTCCCGACTGGCAAtccttctcattcaaagaagttgcatttgacGAACTTCCCATCGGAGCGGCTGGACGTGCCAGTAGAAGTCATCAGCAGCAagacttttcactctctttaaaaacacccagaaaagtcaatttccttccaaggacCCAAGCCCAGCACGTCTTCCAAAAGCTGATGGCATCGCTGGTCTTTGGTTCTCGGTTGCAACAGCCGAGATATGATGGAAAGGCGTTCCTCTGCATGCTTCG ctttcttgaccGAGCCAGCAAgacgtgcagcagcagcagcagccgcgaGGGCCGTAGCCGTTGTGGTGGATCCGTAAGCGTAGATTCTGATGACGGTCcggccttgtcctgcagcctcaccgggttgtctccctgcagcagtgctggaaggaagcgATGA
- the LOC140652195 gene encoding uncharacterized protein isoform X2: MSSERKKNVSRHHFAVVALSSARKVQDGRKGSVVVCKSTEYLKSLTAILASVRKAVKVKEETWPKRDKWASLPRVFQALPRSVSSLLGRDFPDWQSFSFKEVAFDELPIGAAGRASRSHQQQDFSLSLKTPRKVNFLPRTQAQHVFQKLMASLVFGSRLQQPRYDGKAFLCMLRFLDRASKTCSSSSSREGRSRCGGSVSVDSDDGPALSCSLTGLSPCSSAGRKR; the protein is encoded by the exons atgagctctgaaagaaaaaag aatgTCAGCCGCCACCATTTCGCCGTGGtcgccctttcttctgccaggaaagtGCAAGACGGACGGAAAGGATCCGTAGTGGTCTGCAAGTCCACG GAGTACTTGAAAAGCCTTACTGCGATCCTAGCATCCGTACGAAAAGCCGTCAAGGTCAAAGAAGAGACGTGGCCAAAACGGGACAAATGGGCGTCGCTTCCGcgtgttttccaggctttgcCAAGAAGCGTTAGCAGCCTT TTGGGAAGAGATTTTCCCGACTGGCAAtccttctcattcaaagaagttgcatttgacGAACTTCCCATCGGAGCGGCTGGACGTGCCAGTAGAAGTCATCAGCAGCAagacttttcactctctttaaaaacacccagaaaagtcaatttccttccaaggacCCAAGCCCAGCACGTCTTCCAAAAGCTGATGGCATCGCTGGTCTTTGGTTCTCGGTTGCAACAGCCGAGATATGATGGAAAGGCGTTCCTCTGCATGCTTCG ctttcttgaccGAGCCAGCAAgacgtgcagcagcagcagcagccgcgaGGGCCGTAGCCGTTGTGGTGGATCCGTAAGCGTAGATTCTGATGACGGTCcggccttgtcctgcagcctcaccgggttgtctccctgcagcagtgctggaaggaagcgATGA